A stretch of Malus sylvestris chromosome 11, drMalSylv7.2, whole genome shotgun sequence DNA encodes these proteins:
- the LOC126589932 gene encoding probable protein phosphatase 2C 55: MMLTEATLSLFMLKYVNHNGIINHNNSYGQETKRNLHEMVCGSVYLAKDNKLGEDAHFICPEKLTIGVADGVGGWANKGIDAGEYARELMNNAFIAVHNPNNINEQKRKRKAADMIGAVDPRKVLQEAYAKTKEKGSSTACILSLNKESGVLHAVNVGDSGFLLFRNNKVVYQSPTQQRRFNCPYQLGNSISSDRPDCAWEEWIQTVPGDMLVLGTDGLLDNMFPSEIEKVLVQGGGGGDLDLDCGTLASSIANLALYNSFDKYNPSPFSENARKAGFEHKGGKIDDITVIVAQVVAL, encoded by the coding sequence ATGATGCTGACGGAAGCTACTTTGAGTTTATTCATGTTGAAGTACGTAAACCACAATGGTATCATCAACCACAACAATAGCTATGGTCAAGAAACAAAGAGAAACCTGCACGAGATGGTTTGTGGGTCGGTGTATCTTGCCAAAGATAACAAGTTAGGCGAAGACGCTCACTTCATCTGCCCGGAGAAGCTGACTATCGGCGTGGCAGATGGCGTTGGCGGTTGGGCTAACAAAGGCATCGACGCGGGTGAGTACGCGAGGGAACTCATGAACAATGCCTTTATCGCCGTCCATAATCCGAATAACATCAacgaacagaaaagaaaaagaaaggccgCGGATATGATCGGAGCCGTTGATCCAAGAAAAGTGTTGCAGGAGGCTTATGCAAAGACCAAGGAGAAAGGCTCGTCGACCGCTTGCATCCTCAGCCTTAACAAAGAGAGCGGAGTCTTGCATGCTGTGAACGTTGGGGACAGTGGGTTCTTGCTATTTAGGAACAACAAGGTTGTGTACCAATCTCCAACTCAGCAACGCAGGTTCAACTGTCCCTATCAGTTGGGGAACAGCATCAGCAGCGACCGCCCTGACTGCGCTTGGGAGGAGTGGATTCAGACAGTCCCCGGAGACATGCTAGTGCTTGGGACTGATGGCTTGCTGGACAACATGTTTCCAAGTGAGATTGAGAAGGTTCTTGTacaaggtggtggtggtggtgatctTGATCTTGATTGTGGCACGTTGGCTTCGAGCATCGCCAATCTGGCTCTCTATAACTCGTTCGATAAGTACAACCCTAGCCCTTTTTCCGAAAATGCTAGAAAGGCTGGATTCGAGCACAAAGGAGGCAAGATCGACGATATTACTGTTATTGTTGCTCAAGTTGTGGCTTTGTAG
- the LOC126589926 gene encoding AAA-ATPase At3g50940-like, which yields MSETKALLPAIATFAASAMLLRSIANDFIPKEFRNFFFSGLHSISRCFSSHITIVIEEFQGMSLNEVFDAVEAYLGTIETASLQRIKVSKVTQEKKLAVAVDRGEEIVDVFEDRVQVMWKYVCTKVESSRACNPGDLNASLRSETRSYELTFHKKHKETVLNSYLPYILERSKAIKGERRVVKLCTNSQYDCYGTQEVTLNHPMTFDILAMDTELKKALLDDLNNFKNGKEFYRRIGKAWKRGYLLYGPPGTGKSSLIAAIANHLNYDIYELELTDAGSNSDVKRRLLAMPDKSILVIEDIDCTIKLQNRESEDESWNTNRNQVTLSGLLNLIDGLWSCCTDERIIIFTTNHKDKLDPALVRPGRMDMHIHMSYCTISAFKQLAFNYHGVRNDQLFEQIEGLILEVEVTPAEVAGELMRSRDAQISLQRLIDFLLEKKTQQDHKAKTNETGMKEEHNMEAEQTS from the exons ATGTCTGAGACAAAGGCTCTTTTGCCTGCAATAGCCACTTTTGCAGCTTCAGCAATGCTTCTTAGAAGCATTGCCAACGATTTCATCCCCAAAGAATTTCGAAACTTCTTCTTCTCCGGCCTCCACAGCATTTCCCGCTGTTTCTCTTCCCACATTACCATTGTCATAGAGGAGTTCCAAGGGATGTCCTTGAATGAAGTTTTTGACGCTGTTGAAGCCTATTTGGGGACGATAGAGACCGCTTCTCTTCAAAGAATCAAAGTGAGCAAGGTTACACAGGAGAAGAAGCTAGCAGTCGCAGTGGATCGAGGGGAAGAGATAGTTGATGTTTTTGAAGACCGTGTTCAAGTAATGTGGAAATATGTTTGTACAAAGGTTGAATCTTCGCGTGCTTGTAATCCCGGCGATCTTAATGCATCCCTAAGATCAGAAACAAGATCCTACGAGCTAACATTCCACAAGAAACACAAAGAGACGGTGTTGAATTCTTACCTGCCATACATATTAGAGAGATCAAAGGCGATCAAAGGAGAACGAAGGGTAGTAAAACTCTGCACGAACTCCCAGTATGACTGTTACGGGACACAAGAGGTCACTCTAAATCACCCCATGACCTTCGATATCCTTGCAATGGATACGGAGCTTAAGAAAGCTTTGTTGGATGATTTGAACAACTTCAAAAACGGCAAGGAATTTTACAGGAGGATAGGAAAAGCTTGGAAACGTGGATACTTGTTGTATGGCCCTCCTGGCACAGGCAAGTCCAGCTTGATTGCAGCCATTGCTAACCACCTTAACTATGACATCTACGAGTTGGAGCTAACCGATGCTGGTTCCAATTCTGATGTAAAGAGAAGGTTGCTAGCCATGCCTGACAAATCTATTCTTGTAATCGAAGACATTGATTGCACAATCAAGCTGCAAAATCGGGAATCTGAGGATGAATCGTGGAATACCAACAGAAATCAG GTGACACTCTCCGGACTCCTCAACCTCATTGATGGTCTTTGGTCATGTTGTACTGATGAACGCATTATAATTTTCACAACAAATCATAAAGACAAACTAGATCCTGCTCTAGTGAGACCTGGCCGAATGGACATGCACATTCACATGTCGTATTGCACCATTTCTGCATTCAAGCAGCTGGCATTCAATTACCATGGAGTTCGCAATGACCAACTCTTCGAGCAGATCGAAGGACTTATATTGGAGGTTGAAGTCACCCCTGCAGAAGTTGCAGGAGAACTAATGAGGAGCAGAGATGCTCAAATTTCGCTCCAACGCCTCATCGATTTCTTGCTGGAGAAGAAAACTCAACAAGATCACAAGGCTAAAACTAATGAGACCGGTATGAAAGAAGAGCACAACATGGAAGCGGAGCAGACTAGTTGA
- the LOC126589925 gene encoding dol-P-Man:Man(6)GlcNAc(2)-PP-Dol alpha-1,2-mannosyltransferase-like, protein MSLSTRLRRPQQSDDPSSSSSPPPSSSYSKVDKQGKSDGGAADKGFGWFFPLVALGMLRYMSATSNIIHDCDEVFNYWEPLHFLLYKSGFQTWEYSSQFALRSYLYILFHELVGQPASWLFAEEKVRVFYAVRIFLAFLSVITDTVLVVALSRKYGKRLASYTLAMLCLTSGCFFASTSFLPSSFSMYAMSLSSGLFLLDKYAMSVTVAAVGVILGWPFSILAFLPVTFYSLARRFKQAFLAGAAISVALLVSSVLIDHYYYSRWTSSVLNLLIYNVAGGGESHLYGTEGPLYYLRNGFNNFNFCFVLALLFLAMVPIARKKYAPNLLIVVSPLYIWLAFMSLQPHKEERFLYPIYPLICVAASAVIESFPDVFRSDYDSQGNSPTVMTAKILRPVVLSLILCASHARTFSVINGYSAPIEVYKLLEDHDDVGTGSVLCVGSEWHRFPSSFFVPDYVGEVRWIDDGFRGLLPFPFNSTLGGTAAAPPYLNNKNKASDLQYLRDLDQCTFLVELQLSRPFPSRGSDLSTWEVIGALPYLDRELSPAKYRSFFIPYLWQHKNIFGMYKLLRRVPK, encoded by the exons ATGTCTCTCTCCACGAGGCTGAGACGCCCTCAACAGTCCGATgatccttcatcatcatcatcgccGCCGCCGTCGTCATCTTACTCGAAAGTCGACAAGCAAGGGAAATCGGACGGCGGCGCTGCCGACAAAGGGTTTGGGTGGTTCTTTCCGCTGGTGGCTTTGGGAATGCTGAGGTACATGAGCGCCACATCAAACATCATACACGACTGCGACGAGGTCTTCAACTATTGGGAGCCTCTCCATTTCCTTCTCTACAAATCTGGTTTCCAAACTTGGGAATACAG TTCACAGTTTGCACTTCGGTCCTATTTGTACATTCTTTTCCATGAATTGGTGGGTCAACCTGCTTCCTGGTTGTTTGCTGAGGAAAAA GTGAGAGTATTCTATGCTGTTAGAATCTTTCTTGCTTTCCTTTCTGTTATCACTGACACTGTTCTGGTAGTTGCTCTTTCAAGAAAGTATGGAAAACGTCTTGCTTCTTACACACTTGCAATGCTATGCTTAACCAGCGGTTGTTTTTTCGCTAGCACAA GTTTCTTGCCAAGCTCGTTCTCTATGTATGCCATGTCTCTTTCATCCGGCTTATTTCTACTTGATAAATACGCCATGTCAGTTACAGTCGCAGCTGTAGGCGTAATCCTTGGCTGGCCATTCTCAATCTTAGCTTTCTTACCAGTCACATTCTACTCTCTAGCTAGAAGATTCAAACAAGCTTTTCTTGCCGGGGCAGCTATCTCTGTTGCTCTTCTT GTCTCGTCGGTTCTTATTGATCATTACTACTACAGCAGATGGACATCCTCTGTGTTAAATCTGTTGATCTATAATGTTGCAGGAGGCGGTGAGAGCCATTTGTATGGAACTGAGGGGCCGCTATATTATCTAAGGAACGGATTTAACAAttttaacttttgttttgtACTTGCATTGCTGTTTTTGGCAATGGTGCCGATTGCAAGGAAAAAGTATGCCCCCAACTTGCTGATTGTTGTCTCACCACTTTATATTTGGTTGGCATTCATGTCTTTGCAGCCACACAAAGAAGAAAG GTTCCTTTATCCAATATATCCTCTAATTTGTGTTGCTGCTTCGGCTGTCATTGAGAGCTTTCCTGATGTTTTCCGATCCGATTATGATTCCCAAGGAAATTCTCCGACGGTTATG ACAGCAAAGATTCTTAGACCGGTGGTTCTTAGCCTTATATTATGTGCCTCCCATGCTCGTACGTTTTCAGTGATCAATGGTTATTCTGCCCCTATAGAGGTTTACAAGCTTTTAGAGGATCATGACGATGTAGGAACAG GTTCTGTTCTCTGCGTTGGAAGTGAATGGCACCGTTTCCCATCGTCGTTTTTTGTTCCTGATTATGTGGGAGAGGTTCGTTGGATTGATGATGGGTTCCGAGGACTTCTTCCCTTCCCCTTCAATTCTACCTTGGGTGGAACTGCAGCAGCGCCACCATATCTTAACAACAAGAACAAAGCGTCCGACTTGCAATAT CTCCGGGATCTTGATCAATGTACATTCCTTGTCGAGCTGCAGCTTAGTCGGCCTTTCCCTTCTCGGGGAAGTGACTTATCAACTTGGGAG GTGATTGGAGCGTTGCCTTACTTAGACAGAGAGCTCTCGCCTGCCAAGTACCGGTCCTTTTTCATCCCGTATCTGTGGCAGCACAAGAATATTTTTGGCATGTACAAGCTGCTTAGAAGGGTCCCGAAATGA
- the LOC126589924 gene encoding phosphoenolpyruvate carboxylase, housekeeping isozyme, whose amino-acid sequence MANRNLEKMASIDAQLRLLVPAKVSEDDKLVEYDALLLDRFLDILQDLHGEDLRETVQACYELSAEYEGKHDPKKLSELGNVLTSLDPGDSIVIAKSFAHMLSLANLAEEVQIAYRRRQKLKKGDFADENSATTESDIEETLKRLVGDLKKSPQEVFDALKNQTVDLVLTAHPTQSVRRSLLQKHGRIRNCLTQLYAKDITPDDKQEIDEALQREIQAAFRTDEIRRTAPTPQDEMRAGMSYFHETIWKGVPKFLRRVDTALKNIGINERVPHNAPLIQFSSWMGGDRDGNPRVTPEVTRDVCLLARMMASNLYYSQIEDLMFELSMWRCNDELRVRADVLHRSTRRDAKHYIEFWKQVPPNEPYRVILGDVRDKLYHTRERSRQLLASGHSDIPEEATLISVEQFLEPLELCYRSLCSCGDRAIADGSLLDFLRQVSTFGLSLVKLDIRQESDRHTDVIDAITKHLEIGSYREWSEERRQEWLLSELCGKRPLFGPDLPKTEEISDVLDTLHVISELPSDNFGAYIISMATAPSDVLAVELLQRECHVKKPLRVVPLFEKLADLEAAPAALARLFSIDWYRERINGKQEVMIGYSDSGKDAGRFSAAWQLYKAQEELINVAKKFGVKLTMFHGRGGTVGRGGGPTHLAILSQPPDTIHGSLRVTVQGEVIEQSFGEELLCFRTLQRFTAATLEHGMHMPVSPKPEWRALMDEMAVVATEDYRSIVFQEPRFVEYFRLATPELEYGRMNIGSRPSKRKPSGGIESLRAIPWIFAWTQTRFHLPVWLGFGAAFRHVIKKDIKNLHMLQEMYNQWPFFRVTIDLVEMVFAKGNPGIAALYDKLLVSEDLWSFGELLRSNYEETKNFLLQIAGHKDLLEGDPHLKQRLRLRDSYITTLNVCQAYTLKRIRDPNFHVTLRPHISKEINETNKPANELVKLNPTSEYAPGLEDTLILTMKGIAAGLQNTG is encoded by the exons ATGGCTAACAGGAATCTGGAGAAGATGGCGTCCATTGACGCGCAGCTTCGGCTTCTGGTTCCGGCCAAAGTGAGCGAGGATGACAAGCTGGTGGAATACGATGCTTTGCTTCTGGATCGGTTTCTGGATATTCTTCAAGATTTACATGGGGAGGATCTCAGGGAAACG GTTCAAGCATGTTATGAGCTTTCTGCTGAGTATGAAGGAAAGCATGACCCGAAAAAGCTGTCAGAGCTTGGAAATGTATTAACAAGTTTGGACCCAGGTGATTCTATTGTTATTGCAAAATCCTTCGCCCACATGCTTAGCTTGGCCAACTTGGCTGAGGAGGTCCAGATTGCTTACCGCAGACGACAAAAGCTCAAAAAGGGTGACTTTGCTGATGAAAATTCTGCAACGACTGAATCAGACATTGAAGAAACTCTCAAGAGGCTTGTGGGGGATCTCAAAAAGTCTCCCCAAGAGGTTTTTGATGCTCTTAAAAATCAGACTGTTGATTTGGTCCTCACTGCTCATCCTACACAATCAGTTCGTAGATCCTTACTTCAGAAGCATGGAAG GATTCGGAATTGTTTAACCCAGTTGTATGCGAAAGACATTACTCCTGATGATAAGCAGGAGATTGATGAGGCACTTCAGAGAGAG ATCCAAGCTGCATTTCGTACTGATGAGATCCGAAGAACAGCTCCCACACCACAAGATGAAATGAGAGCAGGGATGAGCTATTTCCATGAAACAATTTGGAAGGGTGTCCCAAAGTTCCTACGTCGTGTTGACACAGCTTTGAAGAATATTGGGATTAACGAACGGGTTCCTCATAATGCCCCACTTATTCAGTTTTCTTCTTGGATGGGTGGTGATCGTGATG GCAATCCAAGAGTAACTCCTGAGGTAACAAGGGATGTTTGCCTACTGGCTAGAATGATGGCTTCAAACTTGTACTATTCTCAGATAGAGGATCTTATGTTTGAG TTGTCTATGTGGCGGTGCAATGATGAACTCCGTGTTCGTGCAGATGTACTTCACAGGTCCACGAGGAGAGATGCAAAGCACTACATAG AATTTTGGAAGCAAGTTCCTCCAAATGAACCCTACCGTGTGATTCTCGGTGATGTAAGGGATAAGCTTTATCATACACGTGAACGTTCTCGTCAGTTGTTAGCCAGTGGGCACTCTGACATTCCAGAGGAGGCAACACTGATTAGTGTTGAGCAG TTCTTGGAACCGCTCGAACTCTGTTACAGATCACTCTGCTCTTGTGGTGACCGGGCAATTGCTGATGGATCACTTCTTGATTTCTTAAGGCAAGTGTCTACCTTTGGACTTTCACTTGTGAAGCTCGATATTAGGCAAGAATCTGACAGGCATACTGATGTGATTGATGCCATCACCAAGCATCTGGAAATTGGTTCCTATCGTGAGTGGTCTGAAGAACGCCGTCAGGAGTGGCTTTTATCTGAACTGTGTGGCAAGCGCCCACTGTTTGGCCCTGACCTTCCAAAAACGGAAGAAATTTCTGATGTTTTGGACACATTACATGTGATATCAGAACTTCCATCTGATAACTTTGGAGCATACATCATATCAATGGCGACTGCTCCATCTGATGTGCTTGCAGTTGAGCTCCTGCAACGTGAATGCCATGTGAAGAAACCACTGAGAGTTGTTCCACTGTTTGAGAAGCTTGCAGATCTGGAGGCTGCTCCTGCTGCTTTGGCTCGGCTTTTCTCGATTGATTGGTATAGAGAGCGAATCAATGGAAAGCAAGAAGTCATGATTGGGTACTCAGATTCTGGCAAAGATGCTGGGCGTTTCTCTGCAGCATGGCAGTTATATAAGGCACAGGAGGAGCTTATAAACGTTGCTAAGAAATTTGGTGTGAAGCTAACTATGTTCCATGGTCGTGGTGGCACTGTTGGAAGGGGAGGTGGGCCCACCCATCTTGCTATATTGTCTCAACCACCAGATACGATTCATGGTTCACTCCGTGTCACTGTCCAAGGTGAAGTTATTGAGCAGTCGTTTGGAGAGGAGCTCTTGTGTTTTAGAACACTCCAGCGTTTCACCGCTGCTACATTAGAGCACGGAATGCATATGCCAGTTTCACCAAAACCGGAATGGCGTGCACTTATGGACGAAATGGCTGTTGTAGCTACAGAGGACTATCGTTCCATTGTTTTCCAAGAACCCCGATTTGTCGAGTACTTCCGTCTT GCTACACCGGAGCTGGAGTATGGTCGGATGAACATTGGCAGTCGCCCCTCAAAGCGAAAGCCTAGTGGAGGCATTGAGTCCCTTCGTGCAATCCCATGGATTTTCGCCTGGACACAAACAAGGTTCCATCTTCCAGTGTGGTTAGGCTTCGGAGCAGCCTTCAGACATGTCATTAAGAAGGACATTAAGAATCTTCACATGCTGCAAGAGATGTACAACCAATGGCCTTTCTTCAGGGTCACTATTGATTTGGTTGAAATGGTGTTTGCCAAGGGAAACCCCGGAATAGCTGCGTTATATGATAAACTCCTTGTTTCAGAAGACCTATGGTCATTCGGAGAGCTATTACGGTCCAACTATGAAGAAACCAAGAACTTTCTGTTACAG ATTGCTGGACACAAGGATCTTCTCGAAGGTGACCCGCACTTGAAGCAAAGACTCCGCCTGCGTGATTCATACATCACAACCCTCAATGTTTGCCAAGCATATACACTGAAACGGATCCGTGATCCAAACTTCCACGTGACACTGCGGCCACACATCTCAAAGGAAATCAACGAAACAAACAAGCCGGCTAATGAACTTGTAAAGCTGAACCCAACAAGCGAGTACGCGCCTGGTCTGGAGGACACCCTCATCTTGACAATGAAGGGTATTGCTGCCGGCTTACAGAACACCGGTTAA